A genomic segment from Cryptococcus tetragattii IND107 chromosome 9, whole genome shotgun sequence encodes:
- a CDS encoding GMP synthase [glutamine-hydrolyzing] — MATEEIHSLYDTILILDFGSQYSHLITRRCRELNVYCEMLPCTQKISELSWKPKGVILSGSPYSVYAPDAPHVDPDVFNLGVPILGICYGLQEIARVHGGTVDAHTHREYGYAKIEVVKSGKKDQDALFDGIEMEEDGGLQVWMSHGDQLTSLPPHFVTIASTPTSPYTSIAHESKPIYGVQFHPEVSHSPRGKEVIAAFVKNICGVRDGWSMESFIPKEIARIRQICGEKGQVIGAVSGGVDSTVAAKLMHEAIGDRFHAIMVDNGVLRKDEAKKVHKMLTIDLGVNLTVVDASELFLARLKNVEDPERKRKIIGNTFIEVFEAEAAKLEAAAEKELAEKGGEAKGKIEWLLQGTLYPDVIESISFKGPSATIKTHHNVGGLLEDMKLKLIEPLRELFKDEVRALGRLLNIPEHLVGRHPFPGPGLAIRILGEVTREQIAILQHADDIYIEEIRAAGLYDQISQAFVALLPVKAVGVAGDARTYDQVVAVRAVSTEDFMTADWFVFPPQVLKRISSRITNEVKGVNRVVYDITSKPPGTVEWL; from the exons ATGGCCACAGAGGAGATCCATAGCTTGTACGAtaccatcctcatcttggATTTTGGATCCCAG TACTCCCACTTGATTACTCGACGATGCCGAGAGCTCAAC GTGTACTGTGAGATGTTGCCTTGCACGCAAAAGATCTCCGAGCTGTCCTGGAAGCCCAAGG GTGTCATCCTTTCCGGCTCCCCTTACTCTGTTTACGCCCCCGACGCTCCCCACGTTGACCCTGACGTCTTCAACCTTGGTGTTCCCATCCTCGGTATCTGCTACGGTCTCCAGGAGATTGCCCGTGTCCACGGCGGTACCGTCGACGCTCACACCCATAGAGAGTACGGTTACGCCAAGATCGAAGTCGTCAAGAGTGGCAAAAAGGACCAGGATGCCCTGTTCGATGGCattgagatggaggaggatggtggcTTGCAG GTCTGGATGTCTCATGGTGACCAGCTTAcatccctccccccccACTTTGTCACCATCGCTTCCACCCCTACTTCCCCTTACACTTCTATCGCCCACGAATCCAAGCCTATTTACGGTGTCCAATTCCACCCCGAGGTTTCTCACTCCCCCAGGGGCAAGGAGGTCATTGCCGCCTTTGTGAAGAACATCTGTGGTGTCAGGGACGGCTGGAGCATGGAGAGTTTTATCCCCAAGGAGATTGCTAGGATTAGGCAGATCTGTGGTGAGAAGGGTCAGGTCATCGGTGCCGTCAGCGGTGGTGTCGACTCCACTGTCGCCGCCAAGTTGATGCACGAGGCTATCGGTGATCG ATTCCATGCCATCATGGTCGACAACGGTGTCCTCCGAAAGGATGAGGCCAAGAAGGTCCACAAGATGCTTACCATTGACCTCGGTGTCAATCTCACTGTCGTTGACGCCTCTgaactcttccttgcccGTCTCAAGAATGTCGAGGACCCGGAACGTAAGCGAAAGATCATCGGTAACACCTTTATCGAAGTCTTTGAGGCCGAGGCTGCCAAGCTTGAGGCTGCCGCTGAGAAGGAGCTTGCCGAGAAGGGCGGTGAGGCCAAGGGCAAGATTGAGTGGTTGCTCCAGGGTACCTTGTACCCCGACGTTATCGAAAGTATTTCTTTCAAGGGTCCCAGTGCGACCATCAAGACCCATCACAACGTCGGTGGGTTGTTGGAGGACATGAAGTTGAAGTTGATCGAGCCTCTCCGAGAGCTCTTCAAGGACGAAGTCCGTGCCCTTGGTCGTCTCCTCAATATCCCCGAACACCTTGTCGGCCGACACCCCTTCCCTGGTCCTGGTCTCGCTATTCGAATTCTCGGTGAAGTCACCCGCGAGCAAATCGCCATCCTCCAACACGCCGACGACATTTACATTGAGGAAATCCGTGCTGCTGGTTTGTACGACCAAATTTCTCAGGCCTTTGTTGCCCTCTTGCCTGTCAAAGCTGTGGGTGTTGCTGGCGACGCGAGGACATATGACCAGGTCGTTGCCGTCAGGGCCGTTTCCACAGAAGACTTTATGACTGCCGACTGGTTCGTGTTCCCCCCGCAagtgttgaagaggatCTCCTCCAGGATTACCAATGAG GTCAAGGGTGTTAACAGGGTTGTCTACGACATTACTTCCAAGCCTCCTGGAAC TGTTGAGTGGCTTTAA